In one window of Rhodoglobus vestalii DNA:
- a CDS encoding LysM peptidoglycan-binding domain-containing protein, translating into MTHFTFDDTDSVANKVFAGLVPAAVDNSERMGRLTQQRARMNRTFMNTVPVILVGSLAAATFNLTGPVEPVNAKTPNDPRLSTEHANKPTGTVPASVSQTTATVLSPAPAAYTVREGDTVSDVASRYGLSTASVLALNGLSWSSMIFPGQELKLTKGSAAALPSVNHTKTTNGEYTIVAGDTISGIANKFGVSTISVMSANGLGWSSIIYPGQTIVIPGNLSTPSDDTQESDFTTEDGDGDGARASDPDSAPDTRTAPQTDSATSEPDPADAAAEPGQPPVEPEDAAPAPAPAPAPAPLGGSSYLVVSGDTISAIAQRLGLSTQALLDANGLSHSSMIYIGDTLTIPSPSSAPASSGGSVTYLTAEMRTNAQVIIQVGRDLGVSDYGITIALATAMQESSLRNLNWGDRDSVGLFQQRPSSGWGTIEQLTTPSHSARLFYGGPSNPNKGKTRGLLEISGWQNMSLTRAAQAVQISGHPNAYAKWETSARSWLQQLG; encoded by the coding sequence ATGACACATTTCACTTTCGATGACACAGACAGTGTCGCGAATAAAGTTTTTGCTGGGCTTGTTCCGGCAGCAGTCGACAACAGTGAGCGCATGGGCCGCCTCACCCAGCAACGAGCACGAATGAACCGCACCTTTATGAATACGGTTCCCGTAATCTTGGTCGGCTCGCTTGCGGCCGCGACATTCAACCTCACCGGACCCGTCGAACCTGTCAACGCCAAGACACCGAATGACCCGCGGCTCTCAACCGAGCACGCCAACAAGCCGACCGGAACCGTTCCCGCATCGGTGAGCCAGACAACAGCGACCGTCCTGAGTCCGGCGCCCGCCGCATACACAGTGCGGGAAGGCGACACCGTCAGCGACGTAGCGTCCCGCTACGGACTTTCCACTGCATCCGTTCTCGCCCTCAATGGGCTCAGCTGGTCGTCGATGATCTTTCCTGGCCAAGAGCTCAAGCTCACCAAAGGATCAGCAGCAGCACTGCCGAGCGTGAACCACACCAAAACGACTAACGGCGAGTACACCATCGTCGCCGGTGACACGATCAGCGGAATCGCAAACAAATTTGGCGTCTCGACAATCTCCGTGATGTCAGCCAACGGGCTGGGCTGGTCGAGCATCATCTATCCGGGTCAAACGATAGTGATTCCTGGCAACCTCAGCACTCCCAGTGATGACACGCAAGAGTCCGACTTCACTACCGAAGACGGCGATGGCGATGGCGCAAGGGCTAGCGACCCGGATTCAGCCCCTGACACCCGCACCGCGCCGCAAACCGACAGCGCAACGAGCGAGCCAGACCCCGCAGATGCTGCTGCGGAACCTGGACAACCGCCAGTGGAACCCGAAGACGCCGCACCGGCACCTGCGCCAGCTCCCGCACCGGCGCCCCTCGGTGGAAGCAGCTACCTCGTCGTTTCCGGCGACACGATCTCGGCAATTGCTCAGCGCCTCGGACTCTCCACACAGGCACTACTCGACGCCAACGGTCTCAGCCACTCAAGCATGATTTACATTGGCGACACACTAACGATTCCGTCACCGAGCTCAGCTCCTGCCAGTAGCGGTGGCAGCGTGACCTACCTCACGGCAGAAATGCGCACCAATGCTCAGGTCATCATCCAAGTGGGCCGCGACCTCGGAGTCTCCGACTACGGAATAACGATTGCTCTCGCCACTGCCATGCAGGAGTCAAGTTTGCGAAATCTCAACTGGGGTGACCGCGACTCTGTAGGACTCTTCCAGCAGCGACCAAGTTCGGGGTGGGGAACAATTGAGCAGCTCACGACACCATCGCACTCGGCGCGGCTTTTCTATGGCGGACCGAGCAACCCAAATAAGGGCAAGACACGGGGACTTCTTGAGATCTCAGGTTGGCAAAACATGAGCCTGACGCGCGCGGCACAAGCAGTGCAGATTTCGGGACACCCCAACGCCTACGCAAAGTGGGAGACATCTGCCCGTTCGTGGCTACAACAACTCGGCTAA
- the mraZ gene encoding division/cell wall cluster transcriptional repressor MraZ, translated as MFLGTHAPKLDDKGRIILPAKFREELASGVVVTRGQERCLYVFSQREFEVMHEKIRQAPVTSKQGRDFLRLFLSGANQETPDKQHRVTLPAALRDYAGLGRDLTVIGAGNRAEIWDTEAWNTYYAANEADFVNTTEEVIPGLF; from the coding sequence GTGTTTCTAGGCACCCATGCCCCCAAGCTCGACGACAAGGGCCGCATCATCCTTCCGGCAAAGTTCCGTGAAGAACTTGCCTCTGGCGTCGTGGTTACGCGGGGGCAGGAGCGTTGCCTCTATGTCTTCAGCCAGCGCGAGTTTGAAGTAATGCACGAGAAAATTCGCCAGGCGCCGGTCACGAGCAAGCAGGGTCGCGATTTCCTGCGGCTCTTTCTCTCTGGCGCTAATCAGGAAACCCCCGACAAGCAGCACCGGGTCACCCTTCCTGCTGCGCTGCGCGACTACGCCGGGCTCGGCCGGGATCTCACCGTAATTGGCGCGGGTAACCGCGCTGAGATCTGGGACACCGAGGCTTGGAACACCTATTACGCGGCCAACGAAGCAGATTTCGTCAACACCACGGAGGAGGTGATTCCGGGACTCTTTTAG
- a CDS encoding DUF3040 domain-containing protein, whose amino-acid sequence MPLSEQEQRALDEMERSLYQNDADFVSAVGPRRGKPNYRMMVIGVLVGVAGIISLLTGVIIQQPLVGVLGFVVMFVGVLLFVAPGRLSASDAESAAPPSASRRTPKRGASFMDTINDRWDRRQDGRG is encoded by the coding sequence ATGCCGCTTTCAGAGCAAGAGCAGCGGGCCCTCGATGAGATGGAGCGCAGTCTCTATCAAAACGACGCTGATTTCGTCAGTGCTGTTGGCCCCCGTCGTGGCAAGCCCAACTACCGAATGATGGTGATCGGTGTACTGGTCGGGGTCGCGGGCATTATTTCGCTGCTGACCGGGGTCATCATCCAACAACCGCTCGTCGGTGTGCTGGGGTTTGTGGTGATGTTCGTTGGCGTTCTGTTGTTTGTAGCGCCGGGGCGTCTGTCTGCTTCTGATGCTGAGTCTGCCGCACCTCCTTCTGCCTCGCGGCGCACTCCCAAACGCGGAGCATCGTTCATGGACACGATTAACGATCGTTGGGATCGTCGCCAGGACGGTCGCGGATAG
- the murD gene encoding UDP-N-acetylmuramoyl-L-alanine--D-glutamate ligase, whose amino-acid sequence MHDLDSLTSWHSPWADLRVAVLGLGATGFSAADTLTELKAEVLVVADAASDNREKMARVIGATLAIGGTAREQIAALTAHAPEVVVVSPGYPPDHVLVEWCRSAGLPMWTEIELAWRLRDKTGTPAEWIVVTGTNGKTTTAQLTSHILTMAGFRAGAVGNIGIPVLDAIRYPGGFDFLVVELSSFQLHAMPRHGPGAISPMASVCLNLADDHLDWHGSQEAYARAKATVYANTKVAAIYNRAVHATESMVEEAEVTEGCRAIGFGLDTPGPSDFGIVSDLLVERAFHGDRHNEAIELFTLDELRERHLAAPHMLANILAASALTRSAGITVDALRAGVASFEVDAHRNQLVLESGGVSWLNDSKATNSHAAGASLSAVDPVIWIVGGLLKGVDVSPLVQQHAKRLRAAIVIGTDRAQILSAFERHAPQIPVFEVDSTDTEHVMPRAVEIASEIAREGDAVLLAPAAASMDQFESYADRGEKFAIAVRERLGGSNDDISDAPAAPPAAQ is encoded by the coding sequence GTGCATGATCTCGACTCCCTCACCAGTTGGCACTCGCCGTGGGCAGACCTGCGCGTTGCCGTACTTGGTCTCGGCGCAACAGGGTTCTCAGCGGCCGACACTCTTACCGAACTTAAGGCTGAGGTCCTCGTTGTAGCGGACGCAGCATCCGACAACCGCGAAAAAATGGCCCGCGTTATTGGTGCAACTCTCGCTATCGGCGGCACGGCGAGAGAACAGATTGCGGCTCTCACAGCGCACGCGCCTGAGGTCGTCGTCGTCTCGCCGGGATATCCACCGGACCACGTGCTTGTGGAGTGGTGTCGTAGCGCTGGTCTACCGATGTGGACAGAAATTGAGCTAGCTTGGCGGTTGCGCGACAAGACCGGAACCCCCGCCGAATGGATCGTCGTCACTGGCACCAATGGCAAGACCACGACGGCTCAGCTGACCTCACACATTCTTACGATGGCCGGTTTCAGGGCAGGCGCTGTTGGCAACATTGGCATTCCTGTTTTGGACGCAATTCGCTACCCCGGTGGCTTCGATTTTCTCGTCGTCGAACTTTCGAGCTTTCAACTTCATGCGATGCCGAGGCACGGCCCCGGGGCGATTTCACCGATGGCAAGTGTCTGTCTGAATCTTGCCGACGATCATCTCGACTGGCACGGCTCACAGGAAGCTTATGCCCGGGCCAAGGCCACCGTTTACGCGAATACGAAGGTCGCGGCGATCTATAACCGGGCGGTTCACGCCACCGAATCAATGGTCGAAGAGGCTGAGGTCACTGAGGGTTGCCGCGCCATCGGTTTTGGGCTCGACACGCCTGGTCCGAGCGATTTTGGCATCGTCAGCGACCTGCTTGTCGAGCGCGCGTTTCACGGCGACCGCCACAACGAGGCGATTGAATTATTCACGCTCGACGAGCTTCGCGAGCGCCATCTGGCGGCACCGCACATGCTCGCCAATATTCTCGCGGCGAGTGCGCTGACGCGGTCAGCCGGAATCACGGTCGATGCGCTTCGCGCTGGCGTTGCCAGCTTCGAAGTGGATGCCCACCGTAATCAGCTCGTGTTGGAGAGTGGGGGAGTGTCGTGGCTTAACGACTCCAAAGCGACAAATTCACATGCCGCTGGTGCATCGCTCTCTGCCGTAGACCCCGTGATCTGGATTGTGGGAGGACTCCTCAAGGGCGTTGATGTTTCACCTCTGGTACAGCAACACGCTAAACGGCTCAGGGCGGCGATCGTGATCGGCACCGACCGGGCACAAATCCTTTCGGCATTCGAGCGACACGCGCCCCAGATTCCCGTCTTCGAGGTTGACTCGACTGACACTGAACACGTGATGCCGCGCGCCGTTGAGATTGCGAGCGAAATTGCCCGGGAGGGTGATGCGGTTTTGTTGGCGCCGGCCGCGGCATCAATGGATCAGTTTGAGAGTTACGCCGATCGCGGAGAAAAGTTCGCGATCGCCGTACGTGAGCGACTAGGAGGGAGCAACGATGACATCAGCGACGCCCCCGCAGCGCCCCCAGCGGCGCAGTAG
- the rsmH gene encoding 16S rRNA (cytosine(1402)-N(4))-methyltransferase RsmH produces the protein MTDNTIHTPVLLERSVELLAPALSAPAAVLVDGTLGMAGHAEAFLQRFPDLTLVGIDRDEDALAIARRRLQPFAGRTHFVHAVYDKIPQALASLGFSKAQGIFFDLGVSSLQLDRIERGFSYSHDAPLDMRMDVSTPVTAEHILATYSELELRRIFYAYGDEKLAPRFASRIVQFREQQPLVTSAQLVELIIAATPAAAQRAGHPAKRVFQALRIEVNEELSVLESAIPAAIGSLAIGGRMVVLAYQSLEDRIVKRELQRRSRSTAPAGLPVELPEHAPELTLLVRGSEQASAAEQLTNPRAKPVRLRAIERMRVIS, from the coding sequence ATGACAGACAACACAATCCACACCCCAGTGCTGCTCGAGCGGTCCGTTGAACTGCTCGCACCGGCACTTAGCGCACCCGCTGCTGTTCTGGTTGACGGAACCCTCGGGATGGCCGGCCACGCGGAGGCATTCCTCCAGCGTTTCCCTGATCTCACTCTGGTGGGGATTGATAGAGACGAGGATGCCCTTGCGATCGCTAGACGTCGGCTTCAGCCTTTCGCAGGCCGCACGCACTTCGTTCATGCTGTGTACGACAAAATTCCGCAGGCACTCGCTTCGTTGGGATTCTCGAAAGCTCAGGGCATCTTCTTTGACCTCGGCGTCTCTTCCCTCCAACTTGACCGGATTGAGCGGGGGTTTTCGTACTCACACGACGCTCCGCTAGATATGCGAATGGATGTCTCGACTCCCGTCACCGCCGAGCACATCCTCGCTACCTACAGTGAGCTTGAACTGCGCCGCATCTTCTACGCTTACGGAGACGAGAAGTTGGCTCCACGCTTCGCTAGCCGCATTGTGCAATTCCGTGAGCAGCAGCCTCTCGTTACTTCGGCCCAGCTGGTTGAACTGATCATCGCGGCGACTCCTGCGGCAGCTCAACGCGCCGGGCATCCCGCCAAGCGGGTATTCCAGGCACTTCGCATCGAAGTCAATGAAGAGCTCTCGGTGCTGGAGAGTGCGATCCCGGCCGCGATTGGTTCATTGGCGATCGGCGGTCGGATGGTCGTGTTGGCCTACCAATCGCTTGAGGATCGAATCGTAAAACGCGAACTCCAGCGTCGTTCACGCTCGACTGCTCCGGCGGGACTCCCGGTGGAGCTTCCGGAGCACGCTCCCGAGTTGACGCTCCTCGTTCGCGGTTCAGAACAGGCCAGCGCTGCAGAACAACTCACTAACCCCCGCGCGAAGCCGGTGCGATTGCGAGCAATTGAACGAATGCGGGTCATCTCATGA
- a CDS encoding Rv2175c family DNA-binding protein, with translation MTELSATNWLTINDLTAQLGLKVSQVRRLIEEGALLASKIDGVWQVPEVFITDGAPLRELKGTVVVLRDAGFSAGESMNWLLSSEPSLGVPPIEALRAGRKAEVRRVAQALGF, from the coding sequence GTGACCGAATTATCAGCCACCAACTGGCTCACCATTAACGACCTGACCGCGCAACTAGGCCTGAAGGTTAGTCAAGTCCGTCGTCTCATCGAAGAGGGTGCATTGCTCGCCAGCAAAATCGATGGCGTATGGCAGGTTCCAGAGGTCTTCATTACCGATGGCGCTCCGCTGCGCGAGCTCAAGGGAACCGTCGTCGTGCTGCGCGATGCTGGCTTCAGCGCTGGGGAATCGATGAACTGGCTGCTGAGCAGCGAACCGAGTTTGGGTGTGCCGCCGATCGAAGCCCTTCGGGCGGGAAGAAAAGCAGAAGTACGACGCGTCGCTCAGGCGCTCGGCTTCTAA
- a CDS encoding polyprenyl synthetase family protein, giving the protein MPESNQLVDLVQLKIDEFLAEKRAGLNTIAPELTALTDVGASLLSGGKRFRALFCYWGWQSVAGIPSSESPLNDDAVSKELPGVLMSASALELFHAAALVHDDIMDRSDTRRGAPAAHRRFEQMHLDGGWAGDAEAYGQSAALLLGDLLLGWSDELLGRGLALLPRPSALAARKEFMTMRTEVMAGQYLDIHDESAWASYPESGALERAQRVLVYKSAKYSVEAPLAVGASLGAGSDEQIAALRSFGLPLGVAFQLRDDILGVFGDPELTGKPAGDDLREGKRTAIIAIARQKLSGSANSILDELLGDPDLTTEQVNMIRSTLQESGAVDQIEKVIGRNLERACEAIEGANLAPTARTQLLELATAATTRSS; this is encoded by the coding sequence GTGCCTGAGAGTAACCAGTTAGTTGACCTTGTCCAGCTGAAAATTGATGAGTTTCTCGCTGAGAAGCGTGCCGGACTCAACACCATTGCGCCGGAGCTCACTGCTCTCACCGATGTCGGGGCTTCACTGCTCTCTGGTGGTAAGCGGTTCCGGGCACTGTTCTGTTACTGGGGTTGGCAGTCTGTAGCCGGTATTCCCTCGTCAGAAAGCCCACTCAACGACGATGCCGTGTCGAAGGAACTGCCGGGTGTGCTCATGTCCGCCTCTGCACTCGAACTGTTCCATGCCGCAGCCCTCGTGCACGACGACATCATGGACCGGTCAGACACGCGCAGGGGCGCACCTGCCGCGCACCGCCGCTTCGAGCAGATGCACCTCGATGGTGGCTGGGCCGGCGACGCGGAGGCCTACGGGCAGTCCGCGGCGCTACTCCTCGGCGACCTGCTGCTTGGCTGGAGTGACGAACTTCTCGGGCGCGGACTCGCGCTACTTCCTCGCCCTTCGGCGCTCGCCGCGCGCAAGGAATTCATGACAATGCGCACAGAAGTTATGGCGGGCCAATATCTCGACATCCACGACGAGAGCGCATGGGCAAGCTACCCCGAATCCGGAGCACTCGAGCGTGCGCAGCGCGTACTGGTGTACAAGTCGGCGAAATACAGCGTTGAAGCGCCTCTCGCGGTGGGGGCAAGCCTCGGTGCCGGCAGCGATGAGCAGATCGCAGCGCTACGATCCTTCGGGCTCCCACTCGGAGTTGCATTCCAGCTGCGCGACGATATTTTGGGAGTGTTCGGCGACCCAGAGCTGACCGGTAAGCCCGCCGGGGATGACCTGCGCGAAGGTAAACGGACCGCGATTATCGCGATTGCTCGCCAAAAATTGTCCGGTAGCGCCAACTCAATCTTGGACGAGCTCCTCGGAGACCCGGATCTCACCACGGAGCAGGTGAACATGATTCGCTCGACGTTGCAAGAGTCAGGCGCCGTAGACCAGATCGAGAAGGTTATCGGTCGCAACCTCGAGCGCGCGTGCGAAGCGATTGAAGGGGCTAACCTGGCTCCGACTGCTCGCACACAACTTCTCGAACTAGCCACAGCAGCGACGACACGGTCGTCATAG
- the mraY gene encoding phospho-N-acetylmuramoyl-pentapeptide-transferase — MIALLIAAGFSLIFTLLLTPLFIRLFVRLKWGQFIRDDGPESHHTKRGTPTMGGIVFIIGSTMGYFVGHWVGGEPVTLSGLLVIYLMVGLGLIGFIDDFLKTRKQRSLGLGGWSKIAGQVIVAAGFAALALNFPNSNGLTPASSMISAVRDISWLDLATFGVGIGAILFALWVTLIIVSTSNGVNVADGLDGLATGSAIFAISSYIFIGFWQNNQSCSNDGIDLEVFYKCYDVRDPLDLAIIAAAIVGALIGFLWWNTSPAHLFMGDTGSLGLGGALAALAILSRTELLLVLIGGLFLIVTGSVILQRVYFKLSGGKRIFLMSPLHHHFELKGWAEVTVVVRFWLIAAMFVAAGVGLFYLEWINQ, encoded by the coding sequence ATGATCGCACTGCTCATCGCTGCGGGCTTCTCGCTCATTTTCACACTTCTGCTCACGCCACTATTCATTCGTTTGTTCGTGCGGCTCAAGTGGGGCCAGTTCATTCGTGATGATGGCCCAGAAAGCCACCACACAAAACGCGGGACTCCCACCATGGGTGGCATCGTGTTCATCATCGGTTCGACCATGGGTTATTTCGTCGGACACTGGGTTGGAGGCGAGCCCGTCACCCTCTCAGGGCTTCTTGTTATCTATCTCATGGTCGGGTTGGGGCTCATCGGGTTCATTGACGACTTTTTGAAAACCAGAAAACAGCGCAGCTTGGGCCTCGGTGGCTGGTCAAAGATTGCCGGTCAGGTCATCGTCGCCGCTGGATTCGCTGCCCTCGCCCTGAACTTTCCCAACAGCAACGGGCTGACTCCTGCGTCCTCGATGATCTCGGCGGTCCGCGACATCAGTTGGCTTGATCTGGCAACATTTGGCGTTGGCATCGGAGCGATTCTCTTTGCACTGTGGGTCACGCTCATCATTGTGAGCACCTCAAACGGTGTGAATGTCGCCGATGGTCTAGATGGCCTCGCTACCGGTTCCGCAATCTTTGCGATCTCCTCCTACATTTTTATTGGATTTTGGCAAAACAATCAGTCCTGCAGCAACGACGGAATTGACCTTGAGGTGTTCTACAAGTGCTACGACGTTCGTGACCCGCTGGACCTCGCGATCATCGCGGCAGCAATCGTCGGCGCGCTGATCGGATTTCTTTGGTGGAACACCTCGCCGGCGCACCTGTTTATGGGCGATACAGGGTCCCTCGGCCTCGGTGGCGCACTCGCGGCCCTGGCGATCTTGAGTCGCACTGAGCTTCTTCTAGTTCTCATTGGCGGTCTCTTCCTGATCGTTACCGGCTCAGTAATCCTGCAACGGGTCTACTTCAAACTATCCGGCGGTAAACGGATCTTCTTGATGAGCCCATTGCACCACCACTTCGAGCTCAAAGGCTGGGCAGAAGTCACCGTTGTGGTGCGCTTCTGGCTCATCGCCGCGATGTTTGTTGCCGCCGGTGTCGGGCTCTTCTACCTCGAATGGATTAACCAGTAA
- a CDS encoding peptidoglycan D,D-transpeptidase FtsI family protein yields the protein MVFTILALSTVFLVRLIDLQVVQAEALTAEADTKRTLTRVTYGTRGDIVDTRGAVLADSVERFDIVISPRVTLLRENASVVVLEELTKITSVIGGDPTALLTMILENPESDFEYLAKGITLEQYQAVLELDIAWLYFELRPERSYPNGEIAGNLVGFMGTDGAQAGLELTEKECLASQDGEASYARGEDGVALPGSSVDMIEQKNGGTLKLTVDRDLQFYVQQRMAQTAEALGATWATAVVMRVSDGHLLAVSDWPTVDPNNVNLSDVRDLGSRAFSTPYEPGSTVKVLTAASLIDAGVANQRTQVVSPYALDLANGGGVISDSFYHEDQRLTLAGALVESSNTAIAQYTELLKASARHDYLQSFGFGEETGIDFNGESSGALYDSNDWDSRTNYAVQFGQGLSVTSVQMASAYQALGNGGVRVPPALVEGCYWPDGSVTDTPSVEGTRVISPEASQQTLQMMEMVYSSSGSAPNLQIPGYRVAVKSGTAQVAEDGGYGRKVVISYAGLAPADNPEYVVIATAGIPDTIYSGAIASTFRDIMAQTLTTYRVTPSESSGPDLPLRW from the coding sequence GTGGTCTTCACGATTCTCGCGTTGAGCACCGTATTCTTGGTTCGACTCATCGACCTCCAAGTTGTGCAAGCTGAGGCACTGACGGCCGAAGCTGACACCAAGCGCACACTTACGCGTGTGACATACGGCACGCGCGGCGACATCGTAGACACGCGAGGTGCTGTCCTTGCTGACAGTGTCGAACGCTTTGACATCGTGATTTCGCCACGCGTTACCCTGCTCCGCGAAAACGCGTCAGTGGTCGTCTTGGAAGAGCTCACAAAGATCACCTCGGTCATCGGGGGAGACCCCACCGCGCTACTCACAATGATTCTGGAGAACCCGGAGTCTGATTTTGAATACTTAGCTAAGGGCATCACGCTCGAGCAATATCAAGCCGTTCTTGAGCTTGACATTGCCTGGCTGTACTTCGAGTTGCGTCCCGAGCGCAGCTATCCCAACGGAGAAATCGCCGGCAATCTTGTTGGGTTCATGGGAACCGATGGCGCGCAGGCGGGGCTTGAGCTGACAGAAAAGGAATGCCTCGCGAGCCAAGATGGCGAAGCAAGTTATGCCCGGGGTGAAGATGGGGTGGCACTCCCGGGAAGCTCCGTCGACATGATTGAGCAGAAAAATGGTGGCACCCTGAAACTCACCGTCGATCGCGATCTGCAATTTTACGTTCAGCAGCGCATGGCTCAGACTGCCGAAGCATTGGGAGCCACCTGGGCCACGGCCGTTGTCATGCGGGTCAGCGACGGACACCTACTTGCGGTGAGCGATTGGCCTACCGTTGACCCCAATAATGTGAATCTTTCTGATGTCCGGGACCTCGGCTCTCGTGCCTTCAGCACCCCGTACGAGCCCGGCTCCACAGTGAAGGTCCTGACGGCGGCATCACTGATCGATGCCGGCGTTGCGAACCAGCGCACTCAAGTCGTGTCACCCTACGCGCTCGACTTGGCGAACGGCGGTGGGGTGATCAGTGATTCGTTCTATCACGAGGACCAGAGATTGACTCTTGCCGGAGCACTCGTCGAGTCATCCAATACTGCGATCGCTCAGTACACAGAACTGTTGAAGGCATCGGCCCGTCACGACTACCTTCAGAGCTTCGGGTTCGGCGAAGAAACCGGAATTGACTTCAATGGTGAGTCGAGCGGCGCACTCTACGATTCCAACGACTGGGATTCACGCACCAACTACGCTGTTCAGTTCGGTCAAGGTCTCAGCGTGACGTCGGTGCAAATGGCGAGCGCCTATCAAGCGCTCGGCAACGGCGGGGTGCGGGTTCCACCCGCTCTCGTAGAAGGCTGCTACTGGCCCGACGGGAGTGTCACAGACACACCATCGGTCGAAGGCACCCGGGTCATTTCACCGGAAGCCTCCCAGCAGACATTGCAGATGATGGAGATGGTGTACAGCTCAAGTGGATCGGCACCGAACCTCCAAATACCGGGCTACCGCGTTGCAGTAAAGAGCGGAACGGCTCAGGTCGCCGAAGACGGTGGCTACGGTCGCAAAGTGGTTATTTCTTATGCGGGACTCGCTCCCGCCGACAACCCCGAATACGTTGTGATCGCGACCGCAGGTATTCCAGATACCATATACTCCGGCGCGATAGCCTCAACCTTCCGAGACATCATGGCCCAGACACTTACTACCTACCGTGTTACTCCGTCGGAATCGTCGGGACCGGACCTGCCATTGCGCTGGTGA
- a CDS encoding UDP-N-acetylmuramoyl-tripeptide--D-alanyl-D-alanine ligase, with translation MIELSIAEIATAVGGTMSDETAGERRLPAVAVHTDSRLSTVGSIFFALRGASTDGHLFAESAVNNGAALVIAEHPLDLDVAQIIVDDGVHALHALARTVVARVRAHGALKVVAVTGSNGKTTTKNMLRSILEREGKTVAPQGSFNNDVGAPITILGVTDDTRYLVVEMGADGIGDIARLQSIVMPDVGIVLMVGLAHIGKFGDAAATARAKSEMVTALPSDATAVLNYDDGRVKAMGQQTEASVSSFGLDSSAGVWADEIEATVQGTAFILHVGDETIPVQLRILGEHHVTNALAAITAARTLGIDPKRSVAALESIERAERWRMELLRGPGGVTVINDAYNASPDSMAAALKTLVQIVGPENRSVAVLGEIAELGDFANEEHDRIGRLIVRLNVQKLIVVGHAARHIHNAAGLEGSWDGESVLVDNVEEAYAVLREELREGDVVLVKSSNSAGLRHLGDQIAGVGV, from the coding sequence GTGATCGAACTGAGCATCGCTGAGATTGCCACCGCCGTCGGCGGGACGATGAGTGACGAAACCGCCGGCGAACGCCGTTTACCCGCCGTTGCAGTGCACACCGATTCACGACTGAGCACAGTCGGCTCAATATTCTTTGCGCTCAGGGGTGCGTCGACTGACGGCCACCTCTTCGCCGAAAGTGCTGTCAACAATGGTGCTGCTCTGGTGATCGCTGAACACCCCCTCGATCTGGACGTCGCTCAGATCATCGTGGACGACGGTGTTCACGCACTCCATGCGCTCGCCCGCACCGTCGTTGCGCGCGTCCGAGCTCATGGTGCCCTCAAGGTTGTTGCCGTCACCGGCTCGAATGGCAAGACAACAACGAAGAACATGCTTCGGAGCATCCTTGAACGTGAAGGGAAAACCGTTGCCCCGCAGGGGTCATTCAACAACGATGTCGGCGCGCCGATCACAATACTCGGCGTCACCGATGACACCCGGTATCTGGTCGTTGAGATGGGCGCCGACGGCATTGGTGACATCGCTAGGCTGCAGTCGATCGTAATGCCCGACGTCGGCATTGTGCTCATGGTTGGCCTCGCACACATAGGCAAGTTTGGCGATGCCGCAGCGACCGCGCGAGCAAAATCTGAGATGGTTACTGCCCTGCCGTCCGATGCGACCGCAGTGCTCAACTATGACGACGGCCGGGTCAAAGCCATGGGTCAGCAGACCGAAGCGTCGGTCAGTTCTTTCGGCCTCGATTCCAGCGCCGGCGTGTGGGCTGACGAGATCGAAGCGACAGTGCAGGGAACTGCATTCATCCTCCACGTCGGCGACGAAACCATCCCGGTGCAGTTGCGGATCTTGGGAGAACATCACGTCACGAATGCCCTCGCAGCCATCACCGCCGCCCGTACCCTCGGTATCGACCCCAAGCGCTCAGTGGCTGCGCTGGAATCGATCGAACGGGCAGAACGTTGGCGCATGGAGCTGCTGAGAGGCCCCGGCGGTGTGACAGTTATCAACGACGCGTACAACGCAAGCCCTGACTCGATGGCTGCGGCGCTCAAGACGCTGGTGCAAATTGTTGGCCCAGAAAACCGTTCTGTAGCGGTACTGGGAGAGATTGCGGAGCTTGGCGATTTTGCCAATGAAGAGCACGATCGCATCGGACGACTTATTGTGCGGTTGAACGTGCAAAAGCTGATTGTTGTCGGCCACGCGGCCCGTCACATCCATAATGCGGCTGGTCTTGAAGGTTCGTGGGATGGAGAGTCGGTACTCGTCGATAACGTCGAAGAGGCATACGCTGTGCTGCGTGAGGAACTGCGGGAGGGTGATGTTGTGTTGGTGAAATCATCGAACTCTGCCGGTCTTCGCCACCTCGGTGACCAGATTGCGGGTGTCGGCGTATGA